The window ACCTCGCCCAAGGGCACTTCCTTCCCCTCCTCGTCCACCACCTTGGCCTCCACGCTGGGGAGGGGCATGCCGATGGAGCCCTTTTTCACCACCCCTTCCACGGGGTTGGAGTGGGTCACGGGGCTCGCCTCGGAGAGGCCGTAGCCCTCAATGAGCCTGGCCCCCGTGATCTCCTCAAAGCGCTTGGCCACCTCCACGGGCAAGGGGGCCGCCCCCGAGAGGCAGATGCGGATGCTCTTGACGTTGCGCTTCTCAATCCCGGGGAAGTTGTTGAAGGCCACGTACAGGGTGGGCACCCCGGGGAAGTGGGTGACCCCGTGCTTCTCAATGGCCTCCACCACGGCGTGGATCTCCGGGCGGGGGAGGAGGACGATCTTGTAGCCGGAGAAGAGGCCGTAGTTCATGGCCACGGTCATGCCGTACACGTGGAAGAAGGGCAGGGCCCCAAGCATCACCCCCTTGCCCAAAAGCTCCCTGGAGGTGGGGTCCCAGGCGTCAATCTGCAGGACGTTGGCCACCAGGTTGCGGTGGGTGAGCATGGCTCCCTTGGAGATCCCCGTGGTGCCCCCCGTGTACTGGAGGAGGGCCAGGTCCTCGGGATCGGCCGGGTGGGGCGTGGCGGGGGGGCG is drawn from Thermus hydrothermalis and contains these coding sequences:
- a CDS encoding AMP-binding protein, translating into MSEVRTKPWLAHYDPGVPAEVEVPPIPLWRLLEESAQRFPKNVALEFLGKTLTYGETWDLARRFARGLQDLGVKPGERVAIMLPNTPQFVLAFFGTLLAGGVGVNVNPLYTPRELRHQLADAGAETLVILDHLLPRFLEVEKETPVKRVVVTGIKDFLPFPKNLLYPLKAKRDKLPLGFPKREGFFAFNELLKRPPATPHPADPEDLALLQYTGGTTGISKGAMLTHRNLVANVLQIDAWDPTSRELLGKGVMLGALPFFHVYGMTVAMNYGLFSGYKIVLLPRPEIHAVVEAIEKHGVTHFPGVPTLYVAFNNFPGIEKRNVKSIRICLSGAAPLPVEVAKRFEEITGARLIEGYGLSEASPVTHSNPVEGVVKKGSIGMPLPSVEAKVVDEEGKEVPLGEV